The following coding sequences lie in one Apium graveolens cultivar Ventura chromosome 3, ASM990537v1, whole genome shotgun sequence genomic window:
- the LOC141715105 gene encoding uncharacterized protein LOC141715105 produces MLQQPPRPEPQVPPVVPAVTFKQFQSVKPQEYEGTSNPTKTRALLKEIEKAFVLVKVEAYQKNDFSSYFLRGEANNWWESKKALEGDCIVTWDRFTKLFLEMYLPRYMKNQMKIKFLELKQGNMSVTEYEAKFTKLASYVLEHVNNMEKRAKRFQQELKPWIHSGVAVFDLTTYAAVV; encoded by the coding sequence atgttacagcAGCCACCCCGTCCTGAGCCACAAGTACCACCAGTTGTTCCTGCTGTTACTTTTAAACAGTTTCAATCAGTAAAGCCTCAAGAATATGAGGGCACATCGAATCCCACTAAGACTAGAGCATTGTTGAAAGAGATAGAAAAAGCGTTTGTGCTAGTGAAAGTGGAAGCATACCAAAAGAATGATTTCTCTAGTTATTTCTTGAGGGGAGAAGCTAACaactggtgggaatcgaagaaggCTTTAGAAGGTGACTGTATCGTAACTTGGGATAGGTTTACCAAGCTGTTTCTGGAAATGTACTTACCCCGttatatgaagaaccaaatgaAAATCAAGTTCTTGGAATTGAAACAAGGGAATATGTCAGTAACCGagtatgaagccaagtttactaAATTGGCTAGTTATGTTCTAGAACATGTAAACAATATGgaaaagcgggccaagagattccaacaagaactgaaaccatggattcacAGCGGAGTGGCGGTATTTGACTTGACAACATATGCGGCCGTGGTTTAG